The nucleotide window TCTTACTTAGCTTATTTTGAACACTGATGcgattctttatttatttatttatttgaagaaGAAATGGTGTTTGATTGTGGCATAGGGAAGTGTTCTTCAAGGGTTCGTTGCATAATTAAGTTTCTAGTTTCAAAGAAATGGTCCGACTTTGTAACTTTTCTAGAGGAAAACACATTTTGAGAAAAATGTACCATCAAATGGACATGTTGTGCATCTTTAGTGTCTTCTGAAAACCTTCAAAAAGTATTTAAGTTATAAATAAAGAGACAGttcggatttttttttcaagtctgtcTTAATAAAAATTGAGGTCTTGGTCATTATAAATTGTTCTCGAGAACTCACAGTCGATGTGCAGAGCGGGAAAATTTATAGCAACAAAGGCCTATGGTAATGTAACTTACATGCAGCTCAATTTTGATGAAATATATCGGGGGGAAAAACATGAACCGTGCCTTTAAGGACCACTTATGAACTTTGAAAGTTTTGCTCTATAGTTAAACTTATAACCTTTTATATTGTATAgcttttacagtttatttaaaagcacaTACAACTCCCCAAGGGTgaaaaatattatgcaaaaccaTCCTCATGATTGTCCCAACTCAGCTATAAGTGGATATTTGTCTGGTGCCTTTATTAATTGTAATGTATAATTTAAAGCAGAGGAACACCCGAGAACCAGAGAAGTGATCCAAACTCGATGTGCGCATAAAAAGCGTGAGAGCTCTACAAACTCCAAAAGAAATGTGGATCCATTacagattaataaaaaacaataaattaaaatatatgggctatattgtgtttttttcttcatttatgtTAATGCATTGAACCAAATTGACCTAAGGTCCGGTATTGTTCAATGGATTAGCTTGAAAGTTCACATCATCGGAACTGTATTTACCCAAAAAGCTTAATGTATACTAATTTCTCCTGAAGCGGGATAAGAAATCTGTGCTTGTAACCATTCGTGCTGGCAGTGttgtctaaaataataaaaacctctgTGCATCATGTCCGGAGTAGTCGGCATTCTTCACCAGGCCCGAATGCCGTGTAACGAGGAAACTCCGCCGCTGGCCTGAAACGGCGCCTGCACGTTATTCAGATCGCCAACTCCAAAATTGACATAATTACCGCCGGACGGTGACGCAGGAGGCACGTTTGCGCTCGCCGAGTAGTTGCACGTGTAGTTCGTGTTGCCAGAGCTCGGAAAATTCACGTTGCCGAAACTGTGGTAGGCGTTATACGGGAAATGGTTGATGCCCATGTTGTAAGACGCGCTGTACGCGGAGCCGGCGTCTCCCAGACAGCGCTTGCCGTCGCGCACGAGCACGGGCACGGACACGCGCCTCGGCGGGCCCGCGCCCACCATCTCGAGCGTCTGGTCCTGGCGCTGCCGCTTGCATTTGTACCGCCTGTTCTGGAACCAGATCTTCACCTGCGTGGACGTCAGTTTGAGCACGTGCGCCAGGTGATCCCGCTCGGGCGCCGACAAGTACTTCTGCTGCTTAAAGCGCCGCTCGAGCTCGTACACCTGCGCCTGCGAGAAGAGCACGCGCGGCTTTCGCCGCTTCCGCTGCCCGGGCCGGTCTGCCTCATCTGGTTTCTGTCGCTCTTCGGGTGAGCGCACCTTTTCTGAAATGGAAAagataagatttatttatttattcatttatttatattggtGTGGTGGATTTCTCCTAAATTAAGAAAATATCGTTTAAATCTTACATTTGTTTAAACGTTAAACGTACAAGAGATGCATGAAATGCACTTAATGCATTACTTTTAATgcattacttaaaaataataatgataagctTAAATTCCTTTCCTGTAAACAACCATTTACAGGTATTTCATTACAAAAATTtgcaaaatagaaatatgaatgTTGTGTATGTCAGTTACAAATATTTGGTTGGTAGGCCTATATATAAGCTGACATATGTTTactttgcattttatatattttataacttgCCATACTATAAAATATCCAAACTAATCAGAGACGATacattcttttaattattacttttaagtGTAAATTAGGTCATTGTGAGTTGTGAGTGTTGTCAATACCAGATGATGGATTAACAACTGCAGCATTATAGCAATGCTCTACATatcaatttaaatttaagttatACTCATTAACACCTAGACAGTTATCTTATAATGGTTGAAAATATAGAGTAGCAAATATAGAGTAAGGATAtactttaagaaataaaaaatagaataagAGTTAAGAAGAGTTTATTAGTTCACTGCTTTTAATTAGAAGTTCTGGAAGAATGATTTGGTAATTAATCACCTTCTGCATATTTGATCTAAAgtaacaaccccccccccccccccccccaccacatttacatattaattCACATATCGAGCCATTAATTCACTGACAGTACGCGTTGCTGCAAAATCTGAAGAATTGATTCAAAGGTGAAAACTCTTTACTATATGAAACTGACCGGTCTGGGTGCAAAAAATGCTGACAGTGCGTAATCAGCCGCCTGGTCATTTGTCAaattgtttgaattttttttctgggaAAGATTATAAATCGCGCACAAATGTTCACTTGTAGTAATCATAACAGTGTAACTCTgctataaaatcataaaaacatttCCGTGGAACAGATGAAATATAACGTCAGAAATTAACAAGCTGACATTTTTatagtaaaacaaacaatattCATAAATAACAAACACGGACTACACTGTGAAGCCATGTGCAATAAAGGGtacagtttttattattgttgttgttgttgttgttgttgttaagcaATAATGATAGCGACATCAACAACagcgacaacaacaacataaataataataataatatatttataataataataattattattattataatgttcttttcaataaactgtgtttttttttaaacaatttgaaCAATTCCGACAAATTTTCTTCATATTCAATTCACAATAAATTCAATCTGGGATTCGAAATAATTGAATTCTCACCTTTTTTCTCTTTGGCATCAAGCATGTCCGACTTTACGTCTTTGGCTAGATCCATTTCTAAGAAACTCTTGCCATAAAAGGCAGGACTAAAGTCAAGAGACGTGCCCCTGTCAACTTTAGCGTCCTGTTCGTCACCAGGAGCGAAGAGCGCGGCTCCGTTCACGGCGTCCACGAACGGCTCAGGTTTGAACATCATGCAGGATGAAGTGGGAAGCGACATATCCAGCGACACCATGTCTTCGTGGTTGTGTTCCAGGTTTAAAATGTCCCGCACTGAGAAAGGAGTGGACGACATTTGGCTCGAAAACATCGCCATGAGACACCAAGTCCTGTTCAACCACGCGCAAGTGTCCTTGCTGTCATTTATCAGGATAATGCGGTGCGTCTTTAGCGCATGGAGTCTCAGCGTTATTTTTCCAGGGTAAATTTCACCAGGGTGCAAATCGGTCAGATTGACCCCTGAAAGATCCCTTACTCGGGTTCTATAGGGCAGAGGAGTGACTGCTGTGGGTAAGCAAGGAGGGGCTATGGCGTAGTAAGGTTGCAAGGATCTGATTGGCTAATCCGGATACTGtgacacagtaatttacaaatgTCCTGTCATAACAAATGTTCGTACACCAACTGACCAGTTGCAGTTTTCACATGAGCAAAATCCCTGGTTTTTAGCCAGAGTTTATCCCTGTTCCTGGAGGACCCTGTGCCCTGCAGATTTTAGTGTTTCCCTGCTTTATCACACCCACTGCTATTCAGAAAAGGCTCCAATTAACTGTTTAGTTATATCAGgctaaaatgtgcagggcatTTGGTCCTCTAGGACTAGGGTTAAGAACCAGTTGATTGGACTAGAGTAAAGTATTTAAGGGCTGTTTTGTAATTAATGATAATTCCTTATCAAACCGTGGCCAAAACTATACTAGcagtacaatatatatataattattattattatcattttaactATTTTACTCTATTACTAAATACTACTTACTAAATATTACTAAGACATAATTTTCACAATTACACATATGTATCTACGTGCCAAATAAATGAGTTTTATCATATATATGTTTCTTTAAAGTAGCCATCATTTTACATTGGTGACAACTTTGCACTTGGCAGCCAGAAAGAGTTCGACATATATGGGAACTCCTTCAAGTTGGAAATTTGTTCCAGGTGACTACCTAGTGAAGCTGGTTGAGAGAATGCTAAGAGTGGTATCAAGCTGGTATTGAAGCAAAATGTGGCTGCTTTgaagaatgtaaaatataaaacatcttACTTAGGTTTGTTGCTTATAAATAAttccatgttttatttaatcattttgatGCATTCTGTATGGTTAtactgaggaagaaaatagtaaaacaaaagaagaagaagaacagaaagaaaaaacgaaagaaagaaagaaagaaagaaagaaagaaagaaagaaagatgaataAGGAGTGTCCACCTTTCTGGTACAGTAAAATTTAAGGAATATGTTCAATACATGGATAAGTCCTGGCATTATATTGTATAGTAGAGTATACTTTTAAACATCAAACGGTAGGGAAATTGGGGGTTTATAACGGTCTTAAGAGAGTGAGTGCGTCAAGATGTCACAGTGCTGGAACCTGAAGCCTGCACTCACTATCCCAACTGTCTTTCACCGACAGATCGCGGTGTCACCGACTCTTATCGGGATGTGATAACAGATGACAACAAACCAGCAGCCACCCACATCCACCCAGCAGCAGCCGAGTTATAAAGGTCAGGCGAATTacacgccaaacaaataagaAATCGAACGCAGGATGTTGTTAAAATGGACATCGTCGTGTCACAATAGCTAAAGTGATTTTGGGCGTAGACCCCAATGCGAGTTCTCAGCATAGCAAGCCCTGCTCATTAAGAGCTAAGTGATTAGCTGATTAGTTGGTTCGGGGTGACGCATTAAGGAACACTTGAAACATGCTTATGTCCATGTGGGATGACCAGATCTAAGTGCATAAAAGAAGATTAAAGATGTTAAtggatggtaaaaaaaaaaaaaaatcatgttgatttttttattttgatatcaAACAGGAGAGTTTTTAACCGAGGACTACGATATCATTAGATCTAAAAGCCTAGAAATTACACAAAGACgaattctctaaaaaaaaaaaaaatgtaatggaaAAATTCATAAACAATCTGATGCTAAATCTATGTCCAGTCTGTTATCCTGGGCTAAACACAGTCTCCGGCAGCTTTGGCCCGGGTGTGAAAGCAAGAAGCTTGGCACGCTCTGGCCTCTCCTAGAAATAGAGAAATCGAGAGAGCTGTAATTCCTCACGGCAGACAGACAGTATTATCGTTTGTTTTTATCTCCCCCGGTTGGCGCTGTACGCCAGTGTAAATGGTCTGGCCGTGTCTCCGGCTCCGGCTGCGTGTTTATAGTGTTTTTAGGGGAAGATCTGCCCGTGTCTGATGAATGAACGCCAGCACTTTTGCGCGCAGTGCAGAGTGAGCAGTCCTGCAGGCCACCGCAGCAATAATTGGCGAAATAATGTAAACTTGCGTAAGCTTATggaaagctgttttttctcaggATGATTTATGAACAGAACAGTATCCTGCTGTCTCCtccagttttttcttttctttttcttttttttttgtgggtgacAAAGCTGATGGAGAAATAACctggattaatttttttaaagaaaaaaggcttaaataaataattttacgcTTTTTATGTCCTTTTTTGTAAAAGGGAAAATTATGTCAACAAATGTAGCATTCCGGGATTTATAGCTGaagcttttaaaacatttagcctAGTAGTGTTCTTACTTGCTTTCTACATTTGATATAAGCATgatttaagaaaataataagaaaatgtcGGCTCGCTTGCAATGGATGAGACTTCCTACGCGCGTTTTTGTCTCGGGCTTGTCTTTCAACGGCGTGCTTCTAGCagataaaaaggaaaagaggatAAGAGTTCTTGAAAACTTCCTCCTCAATGACATGGGGAGGATATTCTCGGGTTGAGGGCTGAAATGGCCCGATGGGTCTTATCTAAATTGGTCTGGCTTACTGAAACCAGGACTGCCGTGTTTCCGCTTCTTCACCTGCGTATCCGCTGTTATCCTGCAACTCCCAGACTCAACGGCATCCACACTATTATCACAATATTCACTTAGGTGCTTAAGATATTTACCCCTGAGACCCCAAATCTAACCTCGATGTATACCAAGTCCAGGTTagtgcagtatttttttttaaactaacgTCACCCACAACTTAGATTTCAATAGGCCTGATGCATATTGgaataactatttatttaattagctATTAACTGACCTCATTTTCAGTGAAACCTATAGACACTATCCCAGGGATCAAAGGCCAGCAATATGCGCTGATATACTCAAAAATatctaattcaattcaatttaacagttgtcattgtcacaaagcagctttacacaatcaaaagaattatataagtttgtatggaatgtgagtgtgtatgaatcaaaatggtcagatagtccctgatgagcaagcctagggcgacagtggcaaggaaaaactccctgagatggtagtaggaagaaaccttgagagaaaccagactccatcagggaacc belongs to Clarias gariepinus isolate MV-2021 ecotype Netherlands chromosome 2, CGAR_prim_01v2, whole genome shotgun sequence and includes:
- the nkx2.5 gene encoding homeobox protein Nkx-2.5; the protein is MAMFSSQMSSTPFSVRDILNLEHNHEDMVSLDMSLPTSSCMMFKPEPFVDAVNGAALFAPGDEQDAKVDRGTSLDFSPAFYGKSFLEMDLAKDVKSDMLDAKEKKEKVRSPEERQKPDEADRPGQRKRRKPRVLFSQAQVYELERRFKQQKYLSAPERDHLAHVLKLTSTQVKIWFQNRRYKCKRQRQDQTLEMVGAGPPRRVSVPVLVRDGKRCLGDAGSAYSASYNMGINHFPYNAYHSFGNVNFPSSGNTNYTCNYSASANVPPASPSGGNYVNFGVGDLNNVQAPFQASGGVSSLHGIRAW